In Cherax quadricarinatus isolate ZL_2023a chromosome 38, ASM3850222v1, whole genome shotgun sequence, a single genomic region encodes these proteins:
- the LOC138853718 gene encoding integumentary mucin A.1-like, producing MKHNSTFLFISVVVLSVLVHTCIGEPCPGDHKCTGMGYMIVDEVTGEAGFCVASNAVPLCAGVDINGNTLTTTTPNPEETIPTTTTTTTPTTTTTTPTTTTPSPTTTTTPTTTTTTTTPTTTTTTTPTTTTTTPTTTTTTTTPTTTTTPTTTTTTTPTTTTTPTTTTTTPTTTTTTTPTTTTTTTTTTTPTTTTTTPTTTTTTTTPTTTTTTPTTTTTTPTTTTTTPTTTTTTPTTTTTTPTTTTTTTPSCEAASCVNKVAGVYAYPECKCEKYYTCNNPASGSGGLILRQYSCTGGKVFDSSTLSCVTNTLVCPHAYA from the coding sequence AGGTGAGCCGTGTCCTGGGGATCACAAGTGTACTGGCATGGGTTATATGATAGTAGACGAAGTAACTGGTGAAGCTGGCTTCTGCGTAGCCTCTAACGCCGTCCCTCTTTGTGCAGGCGTTGATATAAACGGAAATACATTGACTACCACGACCCCTAATCCAGAAGAAAccattcctaccaccaccaccaccaccactcctactaccaccaccaccactcctaccacaacCACGCcatctcccactaccaccaccactcctactaccaccacaaccaccaccactcccactactaccaccaccaccactcctactaccaccacgaccactcctactaccaccaccaccaccaccactcctaccactacgaccactcctactactaccaccaccaccactcctactaccaccaccactcctactaccaccaccaccactcctactaccaccactaccaccactcctactaccactaccactactactaccaccaccactccaactaccactaccaccactccaactaccactaccactaccaccactccaactaccactaccaccactccaactaccactaccaccactccaactaccactaccaccactccaactaccactaccaccactccaactaccactaccaccactccaactaccaccaccactaccacgcctAGCTGTGAGGCTGCATCGTGTGTTAATAAAGTAGCAGGAGTGTATGCCTACCCTGAGTGTAAGTGTGAGAAGTACTACACTTGTAACAACCCAGCATCAGGCTCAGGCGGCCTTATCCTCCGTCAGTACAGTTGTACCGGTGGTAAAGTGTTCGACAGTAGCACTTTATCTTGCGTAACTAACACACTTGTCTGCCCACATGCTTATGCTTGA